A window of the Dyadobacter pollutisoli genome harbors these coding sequences:
- a CDS encoding DUF6797 domain-containing protein, with amino-acid sequence MFDFLKYWSKKSAAVWIGVLGMTTILLTGYTGNQNDVSNQPDSLDLASFVEPGFPFISTSVDARKLGAGFPNDNQAARTLALQLGNNAYACFDTDLLRWSVAWTGKFLPMVLMAQVSYKDFFNKNNNISRVTGDGKIATGAYAGWTTGKPVYAATDPNQPSWKPLPASEGRWNGVYVYGDKAILHYSVGTANVFELPGSTAFEDQVAFTRAIQAGNVTNDIYLTAAEVRNSTGSEVKGRIAYIYQGANKDTVTAVGILGKSKVSWQPGVTDGRYLTVRVPASARATEATVVVWKGLASQVKAFEKFCRTKPAPLPDFSKGGPANWKETVVTKGKLAPDTAAFVTDELTLPLHNPWKRNVRVADMAFFKDGRAAVVTFEGDVWTIEGIDKELGNLKWKRFASGLHEPMSVEIVKDTIYVFDRNGIVRLNDLDQDGMADYYENFSNVMSQSAESREWAADLVYSPDGSFYIAKGGSLSNGPGMTAVAGKGFRVGSDQNGTILKISPDGRKSEVIATGLRGPYLGLNPETGVLTASDQQGNFVPSTPIYLIKKGDYYGVEPTAHRTDNPPIAPPLTWIPHSIDRSSIGQAWVIGNKMGPLNGSLIHFSFGHPGLFRVLIDSASKVIQGGVSFINANYPAPTSKGVLNPIDGQMYVAGFNLWGSSSNGISALLRLRYTGKPSYMPNHFRAGKQGIVLGFDNALDATAAADAKNFAVKRWNYKRTEEYGSGHFKLDGTTGEETLPVVASYLSADRKKVLLLIPEMTEIMQMQVSYELKAADGHQMNDQFWFTVNSATDMDLQKYGFTNVDLALLTAPKPVETAPMAKAEPATVEKGKEVFQKMACSGCHSEGLRTKGMYGPPFQNLYKSQRTFDDGTTTVADENYLRESILTPSKHIVKGYNEEMPSFVGVLSDSDIESVIMYIKSLSGK; translated from the coding sequence ATGTTTGATTTTTTAAAATATTGGAGCAAAAAGTCGGCAGCGGTGTGGATAGGGGTTTTGGGAATGACCACCATATTGCTCACAGGGTATACCGGCAATCAAAATGACGTTTCCAACCAGCCTGATTCTCTGGACCTCGCATCATTTGTCGAGCCCGGTTTCCCGTTTATCAGTACGTCTGTCGACGCCAGAAAACTGGGTGCAGGCTTTCCAAACGACAATCAGGCAGCCAGAACACTGGCTTTGCAGCTCGGAAACAATGCCTATGCATGTTTCGATACTGATCTGTTGAGATGGTCTGTCGCCTGGACGGGCAAATTCCTGCCGATGGTGCTCATGGCGCAGGTATCTTACAAGGATTTTTTTAATAAAAATAACAATATCAGTCGCGTAACCGGCGACGGGAAAATTGCCACGGGTGCCTACGCAGGCTGGACGACCGGTAAGCCCGTTTACGCTGCCACTGACCCAAACCAGCCTTCATGGAAACCATTGCCCGCCTCGGAAGGCCGCTGGAACGGTGTGTATGTATACGGCGACAAGGCGATACTGCATTACTCGGTAGGTACGGCCAATGTTTTTGAACTGCCGGGTAGCACTGCATTTGAGGATCAGGTCGCTTTTACGAGAGCTATTCAGGCTGGTAATGTAACCAACGACATCTATCTCACAGCGGCCGAAGTGCGAAACAGTACGGGCAGTGAGGTGAAGGGGCGGATCGCGTACATTTACCAGGGAGCGAATAAAGACACTGTGACGGCCGTCGGGATATTGGGGAAAAGCAAAGTTTCGTGGCAGCCGGGCGTAACAGACGGCCGCTATCTCACGGTTCGTGTGCCTGCGTCAGCAAGAGCCACAGAGGCTACTGTGGTGGTTTGGAAAGGTCTCGCCTCACAAGTTAAAGCATTCGAGAAATTTTGCCGGACGAAGCCTGCGCCGCTGCCGGATTTCAGCAAAGGTGGTCCTGCGAACTGGAAGGAAACCGTTGTGACAAAAGGCAAACTAGCACCTGATACCGCTGCATTTGTTACCGATGAGCTGACATTACCGCTGCATAATCCATGGAAAAGAAATGTGCGTGTGGCCGATATGGCCTTTTTTAAGGATGGCCGTGCCGCTGTCGTTACTTTTGAAGGGGACGTGTGGACGATCGAAGGCATTGATAAAGAACTCGGTAACCTGAAATGGAAGCGGTTCGCGTCTGGCCTGCATGAGCCGATGAGTGTGGAAATCGTGAAAGATACGATCTACGTTTTTGACAGGAATGGTATTGTCCGTTTGAATGACCTGGACCAGGATGGCATGGCGGATTATTATGAGAATTTCTCCAATGTGATGTCGCAGTCCGCCGAGTCGAGGGAATGGGCGGCTGATCTCGTGTACTCACCGGATGGTAGTTTTTACATTGCAAAAGGGGGAAGTCTGAGCAATGGGCCTGGTATGACTGCGGTTGCTGGGAAAGGGTTTCGTGTAGGTTCTGATCAAAATGGTACGATCCTCAAAATTTCGCCCGATGGAAGAAAATCAGAAGTGATCGCAACTGGTCTGCGGGGACCATACCTGGGACTGAATCCTGAAACCGGCGTATTGACTGCCTCTGATCAGCAGGGTAACTTTGTTCCTTCCACGCCCATTTATTTGATCAAAAAAGGAGATTACTATGGCGTAGAGCCCACAGCGCACCGCACGGACAACCCGCCGATCGCACCGCCGCTGACCTGGATACCTCACAGCATCGATCGGTCGAGCATAGGCCAGGCGTGGGTTATCGGCAATAAAATGGGGCCTTTGAATGGGAGTCTGATCCATTTTTCTTTTGGTCATCCGGGTTTGTTCAGGGTTTTGATCGATAGCGCATCAAAAGTAATTCAGGGAGGTGTTTCGTTTATCAATGCCAATTATCCGGCCCCCACGTCCAAAGGTGTGCTGAACCCTATAGATGGACAGATGTATGTCGCTGGTTTCAACCTCTGGGGTTCTAGTTCGAATGGTATCAGTGCATTGTTGAGGCTGCGCTACACCGGTAAGCCTAGTTATATGCCCAATCATTTCCGCGCTGGCAAGCAGGGTATTGTTCTGGGCTTTGATAATGCATTGGATGCTACTGCCGCAGCAGACGCGAAAAATTTCGCGGTTAAAAGATGGAACTACAAGCGTACCGAAGAATATGGTTCGGGCCACTTCAAACTGGACGGTACTACTGGTGAAGAGACATTGCCGGTAGTGGCTTCGTACTTGTCTGCCGACCGCAAAAAGGTGTTACTCCTGATACCGGAAATGACCGAGATCATGCAAATGCAAGTTTCGTACGAGTTGAAGGCAGCGGACGGTCACCAAATGAACGATCAGTTTTGGTTTACCGTAAACAGTGCTACGGATATGGATTTGCAAAAATACGGTTTCACTAATGTAGACCTTGCTTTGCTAACTGCACCCAAACCTGTGGAAACAGCACCGATGGCGAAAGCTGAACCTGCTACTGTCGAAAAAGGCAAAGAGGTTTTTCAGAAAATGGCTTGCTCCGGCTGTCATTCGGAAGGTTTGAGAACGAAAGGAATGTACGGTCCCCCTTTTCAGAACCTGTACAAATCCCAGCGGACATTTGATGATGGTACCACGACGGTTGCCGACGAAAATTACCTCAGAGAATCAATCCTGACACCTTCTAAACATATCGTGAAAGGCTACAACGAAGAAATGCCTTCTTTTGTGGGTGTGCTGTCGGATTCGGATATTGAGTCAGTGATTATGTATATTAAATCGCTTTCCGGGAAGTAG